In the genome of Leeuwenhoekiella sp. MAR_2009_132, one region contains:
- a CDS encoding response regulator, protein MKHLLLIEDDLVVRENTQEILELHKFKVTSAANGRLGIKIALDLLPDLIICDIMMPEIDGYGVLKTLSENENTSHIPFIFLSAKTEHKEIRQGMNLGADDYLTKPYEEEELINAISSRLAKAQLLAEKTAPAPQEELLEDRFKNLNELKNFFDDEGELLSYNKGDLIFAEGEPSNKIYLILKGVLKTYRMEENGKELTTALYKADDFVGFTSFTENLSHHDSAIAMEETQLAAVSKSDLKSILERNQNVALELVNLLTTNLSDLKDQLLQMAYSSMKRKTAHTILQFAKILQKNPDGTITISRYDLANVAGIAKESLIRTLSEFKKQDLIEMKGRNISILNLEALEKII, encoded by the coding sequence ATGAAACACCTACTACTTATTGAAGATGATCTGGTTGTGCGCGAAAACACACAGGAAATTCTAGAGCTTCACAAGTTTAAAGTAACCAGCGCTGCAAACGGAAGATTAGGAATTAAGATAGCCCTAGATCTTCTTCCTGACTTAATAATATGTGACATTATGATGCCTGAAATAGACGGTTATGGGGTGCTTAAAACACTTTCTGAAAATGAAAACACCAGTCACATTCCTTTTATTTTTCTTTCAGCAAAAACTGAACATAAAGAAATACGCCAGGGTATGAATCTGGGTGCAGACGATTATCTTACTAAACCTTACGAAGAAGAAGAACTCATAAACGCCATTAGCAGCCGCCTAGCTAAAGCACAACTTCTTGCTGAAAAAACAGCTCCTGCACCCCAGGAAGAACTACTCGAAGACCGGTTTAAAAACCTCAACGAACTCAAAAATTTCTTTGATGATGAAGGCGAATTATTATCGTATAACAAAGGGGATTTAATTTTTGCTGAAGGTGAACCTTCAAATAAAATATACCTCATTCTTAAAGGTGTTCTAAAAACATACCGCATGGAAGAAAATGGTAAAGAGCTCACTACTGCGCTTTACAAAGCAGACGATTTTGTAGGTTTTACATCATTTACCGAAAACCTTTCCCATCACGACAGCGCAATTGCTATGGAAGAAACGCAACTTGCTGCCGTTTCTAAAAGTGATCTAAAAAGTATTCTAGAGCGTAATCAAAATGTGGCCTTAGAACTTGTAAACTTATTAACTACAAATCTTTCAGATCTTAAAGATCAATTGTTGCAAATGGCCTACAGCTCTATGAAGCGTAAAACGGCACACACCATTTTACAGTTTGCTAAAATTCTTCAAAAAAATCCCGACGGAACCATTACCATAAGTCGCTATGATCTCGCAAATGTCGCCGGTATCGCAAAAGAAAGCCTTATACGTACGCTTTCAGAATTTAAAAAACAGGATTTAATAGAAATGAAGGGTCGAAATATTAGCATTCTAAACCTTGAGGCTCTCGAGAAAATCATTTAA
- a CDS encoding ZIP family metal transporter produces the protein MENIALIILCAFLSGSTLFIGAGLAYFFEKWFKKGALKVQIIHTSIAFGGGILIAAVALVLIPKGMEALPVIPMAALFLGGAVFFFFLDRYLEKKGGAFSQVMAMLLDYIPEAMALGAVFSADRNMGFLLALYIGIQNLPESFNAFLEMRTGGYSSKKRLILFLILSFLGIAASVSGYYLLSDHPKGTAALMLFSSGGIIYLIFQDIAPMSKINKNWLPALGASLGFLFGMIGLKIMG, from the coding sequence ATGGAAAATATAGCTCTTATCATCTTATGTGCGTTTCTGTCTGGGAGTACCCTATTTATTGGCGCAGGTTTAGCCTATTTTTTTGAAAAATGGTTTAAGAAAGGAGCTTTAAAAGTTCAGATTATACATACCTCAATCGCATTTGGTGGTGGGATTCTTATTGCTGCCGTGGCCTTAGTATTAATTCCTAAAGGAATGGAAGCCTTACCGGTAATACCTATGGCGGCACTCTTTCTGGGTGGCGCCGTGTTCTTTTTCTTTTTAGACAGATACCTTGAAAAAAAAGGAGGGGCATTCTCGCAGGTCATGGCAATGCTTCTTGATTATATACCCGAAGCGATGGCGCTGGGAGCCGTTTTTAGTGCAGATCGAAATATGGGGTTTCTACTGGCGTTGTATATAGGAATTCAAAATTTACCCGAATCATTTAATGCCTTTTTAGAAATGCGTACGGGAGGATATTCTTCAAAAAAGAGATTAATACTGTTTTTGATTTTGAGCTTTTTGGGAATTGCAGCATCGGTGAGTGGCTATTATTTGCTTAGCGATCATCCTAAAGGAACAGCTGCTTTAATGCTCTTCTCAAGTGGCGGAATTATCTATCTAATCTTTCAGGATATTGCACCTATGTCTAAAATAAATAAAAACTGGCTTCCTGCATTGGGAGCCAGTCTGGGTTTCTTATTTGGGATGATAGGTCTTAAAATAATGGGATAA
- a CDS encoding alkaline phosphatase, with protein sequence MKLFIVVIFWLVLTGCNAQRQPEYSVHAHNDYVHEFPFWESYIAGAASIEADVFLENGTLLVAHTKDELNPENTLQSLYIEPVFQLIQTSKLRKLTLLIDIKTEAESTLQNLIHTLRIYPQLTASDRLTIVVSGNRPPAADYAKYPDFIKFDHQRLDDLDTINLDKVAMLSVNFKNHSVWNGLGRPVEQELAVLLELIDKAHALNKPLRFWGSPDTKTAWSSLAKMGVDFINTDHPVEAVSFLNTLDKNTYVNAQQVEVYIPAFDFDYKAKPTNIILMIGDGNGLAQITAAQIADQGELTWTQLNDIGFLKTASSDDLITDSAAGATAIATGFKTHNRAIGVDASDKAVTNITEILGKRGYNTALISTDAIDGATPASFYAHRKERDDSKGILSDLETAELQFFIAGGRAKAASIPASYRIKTIDQLTNLREKSAVFIGENKVPSIANGRGDLLKQSVQKALNVLEKDEKPFFLMIEAAQIDSNGHTHSASGIVQEMLDFDTAIAEVLKYADASKNTLVIITADHETSGLGIVGGELKQGGVQANFLTTDHTGIMVPVFSYGPQAQNFRGVFENNQLFYKMLKAVEN encoded by the coding sequence ATGAAGCTCTTTATTGTTGTAATTTTTTGGTTGGTTCTAACGGGCTGCAATGCTCAGCGTCAGCCGGAATATTCTGTGCATGCTCACAATGATTATGTTCATGAATTTCCGTTTTGGGAATCTTATATCGCCGGGGCTGCATCTATTGAAGCTGATGTTTTTTTAGAAAATGGAACCCTTTTAGTAGCCCATACTAAAGACGAATTAAATCCTGAAAATACCCTGCAAAGCTTATATATAGAGCCTGTTTTTCAGCTGATTCAAACGTCTAAATTACGCAAGCTCACGCTTCTAATTGACATCAAGACTGAAGCAGAATCTACACTTCAGAATTTGATACATACATTGCGTATTTACCCTCAATTAACAGCTTCAGATAGGCTGACTATTGTTGTTTCCGGAAACCGGCCTCCTGCAGCTGACTATGCTAAATATCCTGATTTTATTAAGTTTGATCACCAGCGTTTAGATGATTTAGACACGATTAATCTAGACAAAGTAGCGATGCTGAGTGTAAATTTTAAAAATCACTCGGTATGGAATGGTCTGGGAAGACCTGTAGAACAGGAGTTGGCAGTACTTTTAGAATTAATAGATAAAGCCCACGCACTCAATAAACCCTTGCGATTTTGGGGAAGTCCAGATACTAAAACAGCCTGGTCTTCTTTAGCAAAAATGGGAGTAGATTTTATAAATACAGATCATCCTGTTGAAGCAGTTTCGTTTTTAAATACATTAGATAAAAACACTTACGTTAATGCACAGCAGGTTGAGGTATATATTCCTGCATTTGATTTTGATTACAAAGCCAAACCTACTAATATAATTCTGATGATAGGCGATGGTAATGGTCTGGCGCAAATTACTGCGGCACAAATTGCTGACCAGGGTGAATTGACTTGGACACAATTAAATGATATAGGCTTTTTAAAAACGGCATCTTCAGATGATTTAATTACAGATTCTGCAGCGGGAGCAACGGCTATAGCAACCGGTTTTAAGACACACAACCGGGCGATAGGGGTTGATGCTTCAGATAAAGCGGTAACAAATATCACAGAAATTTTAGGTAAAAGAGGATATAATACGGCATTAATATCTACAGATGCAATTGATGGCGCCACACCGGCTTCATTTTATGCACATCGCAAGGAGCGCGATGATTCTAAAGGGATTTTGAGTGATTTAGAAACGGCTGAGCTTCAGTTTTTTATTGCCGGAGGTAGGGCTAAAGCAGCCTCAATCCCTGCTTCTTACCGTATAAAAACAATTGACCAACTAACCAATTTAAGGGAAAAGTCGGCTGTTTTTATAGGAGAAAACAAAGTGCCTTCTATTGCTAACGGCAGAGGTGATTTATTAAAACAAAGTGTGCAAAAAGCACTTAATGTTTTAGAGAAAGACGAAAAGCCCTTCTTCCTGATGATTGAAGCTGCGCAGATAGACAGTAACGGGCATACCCATTCTGCCAGTGGTATTGTACAGGAGATGCTTGACTTTGATACTGCAATTGCCGAAGTTTTAAAATATGCTGATGCCTCAAAAAATACACTGGTTATAATCACTGCAGATCATGAGACATCAGGTCTGGGTATTGTAGGAGGTGAACTAAAACAAGGTGGGGTACAGGCAAATTTTTTAACAACAGATCATACGGGGATCATGGTTCCTGTTTTTTCTTATGGACCACAAGCTCAAAATTTTAGAGGAGTTTTTGAAAATAACCAACTGTTCTATAAAATGCTAAAAGCTGTAGAAAATTAA
- a CDS encoding universal stress protein: MKNILIPTDFSKNSRNAVLYALDFFRNQECNFYILHVTQTALTNEMGVDFTNELAPMLSQGMPLDLELCVDEIKVLKRNKKHHFFPVYEQLFLLDAIREQVIQKKIDYIVMGTKGASGFKEVAVGSNTGDVITKVKCPILVVPENAKFEMISKIAFPTDFNMNFTTTVINTLLEILETQQASLAILNIKKDNAQLTNRQLEHKEYLNAYLEDHTHHFHTLTQPKIEVALQQFINSESINLIAMVAKNLNFFQLLLFTPLVEQMSYHTDIPFLVLHE, translated from the coding sequence ATGAAAAATATTCTTATCCCAACAGATTTTTCTAAAAACTCCAGAAATGCAGTGCTGTATGCCTTAGATTTCTTTAGAAATCAAGAGTGCAATTTTTATATACTGCACGTTACCCAGACCGCTCTTACTAACGAGATGGGCGTAGATTTTACAAATGAACTTGCACCTATGCTAAGCCAGGGAATGCCGCTTGATTTAGAATTGTGTGTTGATGAGATCAAAGTGCTTAAACGCAATAAAAAGCATCACTTTTTCCCTGTTTACGAGCAATTATTCTTATTAGATGCCATAAGAGAACAAGTCATTCAAAAAAAAATAGACTATATCGTTATGGGAACTAAAGGTGCTTCTGGCTTTAAAGAAGTCGCCGTAGGAAGCAATACAGGAGATGTAATCACTAAGGTAAAATGCCCTATTCTTGTTGTTCCTGAAAATGCAAAATTTGAAATGATTTCTAAAATTGCATTCCCTACAGACTTTAATATGAATTTCACGACGACGGTGATTAATACGCTTCTTGAAATTCTTGAAACACAACAAGCCTCTTTAGCTATTTTAAATATTAAGAAAGACAACGCGCAGCTTACAAACCGACAACTCGAGCACAAAGAATATTTAAACGCTTATCTGGAAGATCATACGCATCACTTTCACACACTCACACAGCCTAAAATTGAAGTTGCACTGCAACAGTTTATAAACAGTGAATCTATTAATCTGATTGCGATGGTAGCAAAAAACCTCAATTTCTTTCAGCTTTTACTGTTTACTCCTTTAGTTGAGCAAATGAGTTATCATACAGATATTCCGTTTTTAGTGCTGCATGAATAG
- a CDS encoding zinc-dependent alcohol dehydrogenase family protein, with protein sequence MKALVYHGPGKKSWEEKSKPVLIKPTDAIVKISKTTICGTDLHIMKGDVATVTDGRIIGHEGVGIIEEVGKSVSAFKKGDHVLISCITSCGKCANCRKAMYSHCEDGGWILGNLIDGTQAEYVRIPHADNSLYPIPEGADEEALVMLSDILPTGFECGVLKGEVKPGDSIAIVGAGPIGMAALLTAQFFSPAMLIMIDLDENRLEAAKTFGATHTVNSAGGHALKKVMELTQNKGVDTAIEAVGIPVTFELCTQIVAAGGHVANIGVHGTKVDLHLETLWSQNITITTRLVDTVSTPMLFKNVQSGKLNPSQLITHRFKLADILEAYETFGNAAEEKALKVILSN encoded by the coding sequence ATGAAAGCACTTGTATATCATGGACCCGGAAAAAAATCATGGGAAGAGAAATCAAAACCCGTATTAATTAAACCCACAGATGCTATCGTAAAGATTAGTAAAACCACGATTTGTGGTACAGATTTACATATCATGAAAGGTGATGTTGCTACTGTTACAGATGGTCGTATCATAGGACATGAGGGTGTGGGTATTATTGAAGAGGTAGGTAAATCTGTAAGTGCATTTAAAAAAGGAGATCACGTTTTGATTTCGTGTATTACTTCTTGCGGAAAATGTGCAAATTGTAGAAAAGCAATGTATTCTCATTGCGAAGATGGTGGCTGGATTCTGGGTAATTTAATAGACGGTACGCAGGCTGAATACGTGCGTATTCCTCATGCAGATAACAGTTTATATCCTATTCCTGAAGGAGCAGATGAAGAAGCTTTAGTAATGCTGAGTGATATTTTACCTACAGGTTTTGAATGTGGCGTTTTAAAAGGCGAGGTTAAACCGGGTGATAGCATAGCCATTGTAGGTGCCGGTCCCATAGGTATGGCCGCTTTATTAACCGCTCAGTTTTTTAGTCCGGCGATGCTTATTATGATTGATCTTGATGAGAACCGTCTGGAGGCCGCTAAAACTTTTGGCGCAACCCATACCGTTAACAGTGCAGGTGGTCACGCACTAAAAAAAGTGATGGAGCTCACTCAAAATAAAGGCGTAGATACCGCGATTGAAGCAGTAGGTATTCCCGTTACCTTCGAACTGTGTACCCAGATCGTTGCAGCCGGTGGTCACGTAGCAAATATAGGAGTTCACGGTACAAAAGTAGATTTGCATTTAGAGACCTTGTGGTCCCAAAACATAACAATTACAACACGTTTGGTAGATACCGTGAGTACACCTATGCTTTTTAAAAATGTACAATCTGGTAAGCTTAATCCCAGCCAACTCATTACACACAGGTTTAAGTTGGCAGATATACTAGAAGCTTATGAAACCTTTGGTAATGCTGCTGAGGAAAAAGCATTGAAGGTTATACTAAGTAACTAA
- a CDS encoding YceI family protein yields MRILDTLRLSAYVLIAFISVNTSLQAQRYALQKSASQMEVLGTSNIHDWELTVEDIAGSMQVTETNNKLEGISKLHLAILAESLKSGKSGMDKNTFKALNTSAYKNLEYDLKKVESIKAKEDGNYVIQTTGDLMIAGVTKQVSIVFDANVMPGYITLTGKHVLNMTHYKIDPPKALFGTITTGEMVTVKFKTTFIN; encoded by the coding sequence ATGAGAATTCTAGATACACTTCGTTTAAGTGCTTATGTACTTATCGCCTTTATAAGTGTCAATACATCTTTACAGGCACAACGCTATGCATTACAAAAGTCTGCTTCCCAGATGGAAGTTTTGGGAACTTCAAATATTCACGACTGGGAACTTACCGTAGAAGATATTGCCGGAAGTATGCAAGTGACTGAAACCAATAATAAGCTTGAGGGTATTAGCAAGTTACACCTCGCGATTCTCGCAGAAAGTCTTAAAAGCGGAAAGAGTGGGATGGATAAAAACACCTTTAAAGCGCTCAATACATCGGCTTATAAAAATCTTGAATACGATTTAAAAAAGGTAGAAAGTATAAAGGCAAAAGAGGATGGTAACTATGTCATACAAACAACTGGAGATTTAATGATTGCCGGGGTTACCAAGCAGGTTTCAATAGTGTTTGATGCTAATGTAATGCCGGGGTATATCACACTTACCGGTAAGCACGTACTTAATATGACCCATTATAAAATTGACCCGCCAAAGGCATTATTTGGAACCATTACCACAGGTGAAATGGTTACTGTAAAATTTAAAACAACCTTCATCAATTAA
- a CDS encoding alkaline phosphatase, which translates to MRNSFSMGLLGLGIVALQSCASKSAVVTPQEDAPLSVILMIGDGMGIPQVSSAFYFGEEASNFERFEDIGLHRSYSVSHLITDSAAGATAFSTGEKTYKRAIGVSKDTIPQETILEHLKDKGYQTGLISLTSITHATPASFYAHVKDRDLHEDIAEQLVTSDIDFLAGGGRKFFSQRSDKQALFNTLLARNYNLDTLSLSKPVVSKRNAFIIEDEGLPSKIQGRGDFLKEASLTALDYFDTNNKPFFLMIEGSYIDWGGHDKNAEMMIQEVADFDKTIGAVLDYVATHPNTLLVVTADHETGGASIGKYYDVNEETGEKTEVPQKVAVYFITDQHSGELIPVFAKGKGSEKFRGIYQNSAIYHKILDAINTK; encoded by the coding sequence ATGAGAAATAGTTTTAGTATGGGCCTTTTAGGTCTGGGAATCGTGGCATTGCAAAGTTGTGCGTCAAAATCTGCAGTAGTAACCCCACAAGAAGACGCACCTTTAAGTGTTATTTTAATGATAGGTGATGGGATGGGAATTCCGCAGGTATCAAGTGCTTTTTATTTTGGAGAAGAAGCTTCAAATTTTGAGCGTTTTGAAGATATAGGATTACACCGCTCGTATTCGGTAAGTCATTTAATTACAGATTCTGCGGCAGGAGCCACTGCTTTTTCCACGGGTGAAAAGACCTATAAACGGGCAATAGGCGTTTCAAAAGATACTATTCCGCAAGAAACAATACTTGAGCATTTAAAAGATAAAGGGTATCAAACGGGTCTAATCTCGCTTACGTCTATTACACATGCGACACCGGCTTCCTTTTATGCCCACGTAAAAGATCGGGATCTGCACGAAGACATTGCTGAACAATTAGTGACTTCAGATATTGATTTTCTAGCAGGTGGTGGGCGTAAATTTTTCAGTCAGCGTAGTGATAAACAAGCCCTGTTTAATACGTTATTAGCACGCAATTACAACTTAGATACCTTGAGTTTAAGCAAACCGGTAGTTTCAAAACGCAATGCTTTTATTATCGAAGATGAGGGCCTTCCGTCTAAAATACAGGGAAGAGGAGATTTTTTGAAAGAAGCAAGTTTAACTGCGCTCGATTATTTTGATACTAACAACAAACCTTTTTTCTTGATGATAGAAGGCTCCTACATAGATTGGGGTGGTCATGATAAAAATGCGGAAATGATGATTCAGGAAGTGGCAGATTTTGATAAAACTATAGGTGCGGTTTTAGACTATGTGGCTACACACCCTAATACCTTATTAGTGGTTACTGCAGATCACGAGACCGGTGGTGCGAGCATAGGTAAATATTATGATGTTAATGAAGAAACGGGAGAAAAGACCGAAGTGCCTCAAAAAGTAGCGGTTTATTTTATTACAGACCAACACAGCGGGGAGCTAATTCCTGTATTTGCAAAAGGTAAAGGCTCTGAAAAATTTAGAGGTATTTATCAAAATAGTGCGATTTATCACAAGATTCTTGATGCGATAAACACCAAGTAA
- a CDS encoding PAS domain-containing sensor histidine kinase, with protein MQEFTKNSNIFSLLSQAVSEGVVVINQKHHIIATNEAANEMFGFAESELVGQHLDILVPQKYLHMHDKHVDAFMQYSDKRQMGHGRDLHGKRKDGSLFPVEAGLNPFTIDGEIYVMALVIDITVRKAQQQEILDLNSQLEKKISSRTKQLEDTVLKLQEEAILRQEAEERMKTSLQKERDLGELKTKFLSLVSHEFKTPLTGMLSSAILAERYTLTEQQDKRDKHLKIIKNKIKYLDNILNDFLSIERLETGKVNYKMSVFPLSKVINEVVYDANMLLKEGQNIKYPEHVDEYLITFDEKILELAISNLINNAIKYSPEHTQIKIKTEAHKDRLQISVKDQGIGIPLEEQKFIFQRYFRAENALTNQGTGIGLNILKSHLENLNGSISFTSNPQGSCFTIEIPLETT; from the coding sequence ATGCAGGAATTCACAAAAAACAGCAATATATTTTCATTGCTCTCACAGGCAGTTTCTGAAGGGGTTGTAGTGATAAATCAAAAACACCATATCATTGCGACTAATGAAGCGGCGAATGAGATGTTTGGCTTTGCCGAAAGTGAACTTGTAGGACAACATCTAGATATTTTAGTGCCGCAAAAATACCTTCACATGCACGACAAACATGTTGATGCATTTATGCAGTATAGCGATAAACGGCAAATGGGACACGGTCGCGATTTACACGGTAAGCGCAAAGACGGTTCGCTTTTTCCTGTCGAAGCAGGACTTAACCCGTTTACAATAGACGGCGAGATTTATGTTATGGCACTGGTAATTGATATTACCGTGCGTAAGGCCCAACAGCAAGAAATTTTAGACCTTAATTCACAACTGGAAAAGAAAATCTCTTCCCGTACAAAACAACTTGAAGACACAGTATTAAAACTTCAGGAAGAAGCAATCTTAAGACAGGAAGCAGAAGAGCGTATGAAAACGTCACTGCAAAAAGAACGGGATCTTGGCGAACTCAAAACAAAATTTTTATCGCTGGTTTCTCACGAATTCAAAACACCGCTTACCGGGATGCTTTCTTCAGCTATACTTGCCGAACGTTACACGTTAACCGAGCAGCAAGATAAACGGGATAAACACTTAAAAATCATCAAAAACAAGATTAAATATCTTGATAATATCCTAAATGATTTTCTCTCTATTGAACGCTTAGAAACCGGGAAAGTAAATTATAAAATGAGCGTTTTCCCGCTTAGTAAAGTCATTAACGAGGTAGTTTATGACGCCAATATGTTATTAAAAGAAGGGCAAAATATCAAATACCCCGAGCATGTAGATGAGTACCTAATTACCTTTGATGAGAAAATATTGGAGCTGGCTATTTCTAATCTTATTAACAACGCTATAAAATATTCTCCAGAGCATACACAAATTAAAATTAAAACTGAAGCACATAAAGACCGCTTGCAGATTTCGGTGAAAGATCAGGGAATTGGGATTCCGCTTGAGGAACAAAAATTTATTTTTCAGCGCTACTTTAGAGCCGAAAATGCTCTTACTAACCAAGGAACCGGCATAGGACTTAACATTTTAAAGAGTCACCTCGAAAATCTGAATGGCAGCATCAGCTTTACCAGTAACCCTCAGGGAAGTTGCTTTACTATAGAAATTCCGTTAGAAACAACCTAA
- a CDS encoding RagB/SusD family nutrient uptake outer membrane protein, producing MRHSILTFLVGLSALTFCNCTDLEEEILDESLNGTDGLVEPISGSLAAAYGILPQTFRHTRYFGLQEIASDEAILPPRTGLGGTQWADNDTYTTAHRHLMSSSNSLVSDSWGYLTTALFRTVAAIDVLTPLAESGDAEAVQALAEMRALRAYENMLFLDSWGIAFKKEGTSQTSEIIRGADAVAYIESEFLAVVDTINTDKGPGRMTRDAVYGFLAKLYLNAAVYRDPYGTPAFTEADMNKVVTYTGNIINGGGFSLSPEYFDLFNDENHTNSELIFALDLRGVLDSDHNRWAYWSMSGSLFPRPGDKYLSMDGTDGPAATPDFYQTWLDAYGSVDPAEADARFYQKNAMVPENLEDISGLTPYSKDTLGLKTDKDHYFLAGADFEIDRGIIRGTMWAPRKEKFRSGNFLTGTDGSGQTKFRIYPLAEARENGSDLEDITYYVNHTLDISIQNQNSYAGGYRFSKWQFSKTSPNGNDYSDVDLVLLRLAEVYLMRAEAYLRLNNNAAALADVNTVRASRTARPSQTPPALSSISLETLFRERGFEFYWEMTRRTDQIRFGKYEDSWTSKTDTDVNHRLFPIPQTAIDGASNTPGYLEQNRGY from the coding sequence ATGAGACATAGCATACTTACATTCCTAGTTGGGCTAAGTGCCTTAACGTTCTGTAATTGTACAGATCTGGAAGAAGAAATTTTAGATGAGTCCCTTAATGGTACAGACGGTTTAGTAGAACCTATATCAGGATCGCTGGCTGCTGCCTATGGTATTTTACCACAAACATTTAGACATACGCGTTATTTTGGGTTGCAGGAAATAGCATCAGACGAGGCTATTTTACCTCCGCGTACCGGGTTAGGTGGTACACAATGGGCAGATAATGATACCTATACCACAGCGCATAGGCATTTAATGTCATCGAGCAATAGCTTAGTAAGTGATTCCTGGGGTTACCTTACAACCGCTTTATTTAGAACGGTTGCCGCAATAGATGTATTAACGCCGCTGGCGGAAAGTGGAGACGCAGAAGCAGTACAGGCCCTAGCCGAAATGCGTGCATTACGTGCTTATGAAAACATGCTTTTCTTAGACAGTTGGGGAATTGCCTTTAAAAAAGAAGGTACTTCACAAACCTCAGAAATTATACGTGGGGCAGATGCCGTTGCCTATATCGAATCAGAATTTTTAGCGGTAGTAGATACAATCAATACAGACAAAGGTCCCGGGCGTATGACCCGTGATGCGGTTTATGGCTTTTTAGCAAAGTTATATTTAAATGCAGCCGTTTACAGAGATCCTTATGGTACACCTGCTTTTACTGAAGCAGATATGAATAAAGTAGTAACGTACACTGGTAATATTATTAATGGAGGCGGTTTTTCTCTTTCACCAGAGTATTTTGATCTTTTTAATGATGAAAACCATACCAATTCTGAGCTGATTTTTGCCCTTGATTTACGCGGTGTTTTAGACAGCGATCATAACCGCTGGGCATACTGGTCTATGTCTGGATCGTTGTTTCCGAGACCGGGAGATAAATATTTAAGCATGGATGGTACAGACGGTCCTGCGGCAACTCCAGATTTTTATCAAACCTGGTTAGATGCCTATGGCAGCGTAGATCCTGCAGAAGCAGATGCCCGTTTTTACCAGAAAAATGCAATGGTACCAGAAAATCTGGAAGATATATCTGGTCTTACACCATATAGTAAAGATACTTTAGGACTTAAGACAGATAAGGATCATTACTTCTTAGCTGGAGCTGATTTTGAGATTGACCGCGGCATCATACGGGGTACGATGTGGGCTCCGCGTAAAGAGAAATTTAGATCGGGTAACTTTCTGACTGGCACAGATGGCTCTGGGCAAACAAAATTCCGTATTTATCCTTTAGCCGAAGCACGTGAGAATGGTTCAGATCTGGAAGATATTACCTATTACGTAAATCATACACTAGACATTAGCATTCAAAATCAAAACAGCTATGCAGGCGGCTACCGTTTTTCTAAGTGGCAGTTTAGCAAGACTTCTCCTAACGGAAATGACTATAGCGATGTTGATCTGGTACTTTTACGTCTTGCTGAAGTATATCTAATGCGTGCTGAAGCATATCTAAGGTTAAACAATAATGCAGCAGCGCTGGCAGATGTAAATACCGTAAGAGCTTCAAGAACTGCACGTCCATCGCAAACTCCACCGGCTTTAAGTTCGATTAGTTTAGAGACTTTATTTAGAGAGCGAGGTTTTGAGTTTTATTGGGAAATGACACGTCGTACAGATCAAATACGTTTCGGAAAATATGAAGACAGCTGGACGTCAAAAACAGATACTGATGTAAATCACCGTTTGTTTCCTATACCGCAAACAGCAATAGATGGTGCTTCAAATACGCCTGGATATTTAGAACAAAACAGAGGATATTAA